GCGTCCTCGCACAGCCCGCAGAACATGCAGCGGCCCAGGTCCACCGTGTAGCTGGTCATCTTCTTGCGCTTGCTCACCGGGTCGCGCTCGCTGGTGACCTTGATCAGCTTCTCCGGGCAGGCCAGCGCGCACAGGTCGCAGGCGATGCACAGCGTTTCCCCCGTCTCCGGGTTCACGTTCAGCCGGTGCAGACCGCGATACCGCTCCGCGATCTGCGGACGCTCCATCGGATATTGCTCCGTGTAGATCTCCTTCGGATGCTGGTAGCGGAACGTGACCGACATCCCCTCGATCAGGTCCACCAGCAGGATGTGGCGTAAGAATTGCGAGACGCTCATTTCAGTATCAGTCCTGCCGCCGCTGTAAGAATAAGGACGGCGATGCCGGTCGGGATCATGAACTTCCATCCCAGCTTCATCAGTTGATCGAAGCGATACCGCGGGAACGTGCCCCGGTACCAGATGTACAGATACATGAAGACGGAGACTTTGAGGATGAACCAGTAGATGTCCTCGATGCGCACCCGCACCGGCGGGATCAGAAGCACCAGCCCGATCAGCGCCAGTACCGCGCCGAATCCGCCCAACCCCAGCTTCTGAATCTTGAACGCGGGATGGGTCGGCATGCGCACGAAGGTGCGGAAGGTCAGCCCCGCCAGGAAGAAGAAGGTCAGCGCCGGAAAGCAGGAGAACGCCACGTCCCAGGTCGATCCGCTCAGCCAATGCGGGAACGGACGCATCCAGCCTCCCAGCCACAGCGTCACCGCGATCGAGGAGACCGCGACCATCGCGGCGTATTCACCCAGCATGAAGAGCGACCATCGCAGGCCGGAGTATTCCGTGTGGAAGCCGGCGGTCAGCTCCGATTCCGCCTCCGGCAGGTCGAAGGGTGTCCGGTTGGTTTCGGCCACCATGGCCACGGCGAAGATAAAGAATGCAATCAGCCCCAGCGGGAAGAACTTGAAAATGAACCAGGTCTCTTGTGCGTACTGCGCCTGCACGATGCCGATCATGCTCAGCGTGCCCGTGCCCTCGGTGCCGAAAAGCCACTTCTTGTCCACCTGCGGCGTAAGGCTGGTCATCAGCACCGCCGAGACCACCGCCATTCCCATCGCAATCTCGTACGACACCATCTGCGCGCTGGAGCGCAGAGATCCCAGCAGCGGATAGTGCGAGTTCGACGCCCAGCCCGCCATGATGACTCCCAGCGTCGTCATCGAACTCACCCCGAGCATGAACAACAGTCCGATGTTCATGTCGGTGACCGCGTGCGTCCGGCCGAACGGCACCACGATGTACGTCGTGAAGGCCACCGTCACGATCACCACCGGCGCCAGCCAGAACACCAGCTTGTCCGCCTGGTCCGGGATGATGTCTTCCTTGGTCAGCAGTTTGATGGCGTCGGCGATCGGTTGCAGCAGCCCGTGCGGGCCCACCCGCATCGGCCCCAGACGCACCTGCATGTGCGCCAGCACCTTGCGCTCGATCCAGTTCATCGCCATCACGATCAGCGACACGCCCGCGAAGATGATCAGGATGTAGACCAGCGCCCACAGCTGGTTCCCCGCCTCCCCGGGCGTCACGTTCTGACTCAAATATCCAGTGATGTAATCCAGCATGATTGTTCCGCTACCGGTCTACTTCGCCGAGGACGATGTCGAGCGTTCCGATCACCGCTACGACATCTGCCACAAGCTGTCCCTTCACCATCACGTCCAGCGCCTGCAGGTTCACGAACGATGGTGGACGCACCCGCACGCGGTACGGCTGTGTCGACCCGTCGCTCACGATGAAGTATCCCAGCTCGCCCTTGGGCGCCTCGATCGAGTGGTAGATCTCGCCCACCGGCGGCTTGATCACCTTGGGCACTTTGCCCATGATTGGTCCTTCCGGGATCGAGTCCACCGCCTGCTCGATGATGCGCAGCGACTGCCGCATCTCCGCGATCCGCACCATGTACCGGTCGTACGTGTCGCCGTTCTGGCCGGTGGGGATCTCGAACTCGAAGTTCTTGTACGCGGCGTACGGTTGCGCCTTGCGGATGTCCCACTTCAGCCCGCTGGCGCGCAGCACCGGTCCCGTGACTCCCAGCGCGATGCAGTCCTTCGTCGAGATCACTCCCACGCCTGTCGTGCGTTCCACCCAGATGCGGTTGGTGGTGAGCAACTGCTCGTACTCGCCGATCTTCGGGGCGACGAACTTGCAGAAGTTCTTCACGTCGGCCTCGAAGCCGTCGTAGGTCTCGTACAGGCAGCCCCCGATGCGGAAGGCGTGTGTCGTCAGCCGCGCCCCGCAGTATTTCTCGAAGATCTTCAGGATCTCTTCCCGGTCGCGGAAGGTGTAGAACAGCGGCGTCATCGCCCCGATGTCCAGCGCGTGCGTGCCCAGCCAGAGCTGGTGGCTGGCGATCCGGTTCAGCTCCGTCAGGATCGTCCGCACCCACGCGGCTCGCGGCGGCGCTTCGATGTTCAGGATCTTCTCCACCGCCTCGCAGTACCCCAGCCCGTTCGACACCGCCGCCACGTAGTCCATGCGGTCCACGTAGGGATTGAACATCGCGTACGTGCGGTTCTCCGCGATCTTCTCCACCCCCCGGTGCAGGTAGCCGATCACGCACTCCGTGCCCAGCACCTTCTCGCCGTCCAGCTTCAGGATCACGCGCAGCACCCCGTGCGTGGACGGGTGCTGCGGGCCCATGTTGATGATCAGCTCGCTGGCATCGAGTACCGTCCTCTCGGACGCAGGCGCTTTCTCCAGGTGCTCCAGCGCCAGCGGGTTCTGTTCGCTCTTGAAGATGTCCGCCATTTACTGTCCGCTCTCGATCCCGAGGTTGATCTTCACCCACTCCTGGTCCTGCTGGATGATGCTGTGGTCCTTGCGCAGCGGGTGGCCCTTCCATTCGTCCGGCAGCAGGATGCGCCGCAGGTCCGGATGCCCTTCGAAGCGGATGCCGAACATGTCGTAGCACTCGCGCTCCAGCCAGTTGGCCGCCGGCCACAGCGGCACGGCGCTTGCCACCGCCTCGCCCTCCTTGAGCTGGGTCTTCACCCGCATGCGCTCGTTTTTCGGAAACGAGTACAGGACATAGACGATGTCGAACTGCGTCTCCTCGCGCTTGGGGTAGTGCACCGCGGTGGCGTCCACCAGGTAGTCGAACTGCTCCTCGTCGCGCATCGCGCGCAGGACTTCGTGCACGATGGACTTGTCCACCACGACGTAGTTCTGCCCCAGGTAGGTGCTGGCTTCTTTGACCCCCGAGCCGTACTGCTTTCTCAGTTTGGCGACGCGCTCGTGCTCCCATGGCGTCGGTGTCGGGCCGGCTGGTTTCGCCGGAGCGGCTGGCTTCGCGGCGGCGGGCGCCGCTGCCGGCGGAGGAGTTGCTGGCTTGTCTCCCGGCGCGGCTGCGCCGGGCTGTGAGGGAGAGACGGGCTGCCCTTTCTCTTTGCTTTCTTCCGTCATAGTTCGCTTAGACCCACTCCAGAGCGCCCTTCTTCCAGATCCACACGTAGCCCACCACCAGGATCGCCAGGAACACCATCATCTCCACGAATCCGAACATTCCCAGCTGCTTGTATTGCACCGCCCACGGAAACAAGAATACGGTTTCAATATCAAAAATCACGAAGAGGATGGCGACGATGTAGAAGCGGACGGTGTAGCGCTGGCGGCTGTCGCCGATGGGATCGACGCCGCACTCGTAGGGCATGAGCTTGATCCTGCCGGGGTTTTGCGGGCGCACCAGCTTGGCCACCATCAGCGTCACGGGGATCAGAACGGCCACCACGGCGGCGAAGATGAAGATCGGCACGTAGTTCTGGGGCATAGGGCTCGTCTATCGAAAGTAAAAGAACCCGCAATACTAAACTGCTTCGCCGCCGCGTTCAATCGGCAACATCGCTGCCCGGTGTGATTCAGGACACAGGAGACCGTGGGCCGGGTCCCAGGGGACCGCTATGAACCTGAAAGAGGGGGCGGGCGCGACCCTTCCTTTATAATCGCTGGTTCGTCCCTGACCCTGACCGAAAGATAAGACCCCTCACGTGGCACTGGACCAGAAGATCTACGAACTCAGGCGGCAGAAGCTGAAGGAGATCGAAGCCCTCGGCCAGCCCGCGTATCCCTACAAGTACGAGCCCACGCACGAGGTCCCGGCCATCGTCGCGCAATATAAAGACGCGACCACCGAGCAGCTCGCGGCCCAGCGGGTCGAACTGAAGATCGCCGGGCGC
The window above is part of the Terriglobia bacterium genome. Proteins encoded here:
- a CDS encoding NADH-quinone oxidoreductase subunit I, with product MSVSQFLRHILLVDLIEGMSVTFRYQHPKEIYTEQYPMERPQIAERYRGLHRLNVNPETGETLCIACDLCALACPEKLIKVTSERDPVSKRKKMTSYTVDLGRCMFCGLCEDACSTDALELTQDFEIALYSREGLILDRERLEKGPEPTVYVK
- a CDS encoding NADH-quinone oxidoreductase subunit H produces the protein MLDYITGYLSQNVTPGEAGNQLWALVYILIIFAGVSLIVMAMNWIERKVLAHMQVRLGPMRVGPHGLLQPIADAIKLLTKEDIIPDQADKLVFWLAPVVIVTVAFTTYIVVPFGRTHAVTDMNIGLLFMLGVSSMTTLGVIMAGWASNSHYPLLGSLRSSAQMVSYEIAMGMAVVSAVLMTSLTPQVDKKWLFGTEGTGTLSMIGIVQAQYAQETWFIFKFFPLGLIAFFIFAVAMVAETNRTPFDLPEAESELTAGFHTEYSGLRWSLFMLGEYAAMVAVSSIAVTLWLGGWMRPFPHWLSGSTWDVAFSCFPALTFFFLAGLTFRTFVRMPTHPAFKIQKLGLGGFGAVLALIGLVLLIPPVRVRIEDIYWFILKVSVFMYLYIWYRGTFPRYRFDQLMKLGWKFMIPTGIAVLILTAAAGLILK
- a CDS encoding NADH-quinone oxidoreductase subunit D — protein: MADIFKSEQNPLALEHLEKAPASERTVLDASELIINMGPQHPSTHGVLRVILKLDGEKVLGTECVIGYLHRGVEKIAENRTYAMFNPYVDRMDYVAAVSNGLGYCEAVEKILNIEAPPRAAWVRTILTELNRIASHQLWLGTHALDIGAMTPLFYTFRDREEILKIFEKYCGARLTTHAFRIGGCLYETYDGFEADVKNFCKFVAPKIGEYEQLLTTNRIWVERTTGVGVISTKDCIALGVTGPVLRASGLKWDIRKAQPYAAYKNFEFEIPTGQNGDTYDRYMVRIAEMRQSLRIIEQAVDSIPEGPIMGKVPKVIKPPVGEIYHSIEAPKGELGYFIVSDGSTQPYRVRVRPPSFVNLQALDVMVKGQLVADVVAVIGTLDIVLGEVDR
- a CDS encoding NADH-quinone oxidoreductase subunit C, which encodes MTEESKEKGQPVSPSQPGAAAPGDKPATPPPAAAPAAAKPAAPAKPAGPTPTPWEHERVAKLRKQYGSGVKEASTYLGQNYVVVDKSIVHEVLRAMRDEEQFDYLVDATAVHYPKREETQFDIVYVLYSFPKNERMRVKTQLKEGEAVASAVPLWPAANWLERECYDMFGIRFEGHPDLRRILLPDEWKGHPLRKDHSIIQQDQEWVKINLGIESGQ
- the ndhC gene encoding NADH-quinone oxidoreductase subunit A is translated as MPQNYVPIFIFAAVVAVLIPVTLMVAKLVRPQNPGRIKLMPYECGVDPIGDSRQRYTVRFYIVAILFVIFDIETVFLFPWAVQYKQLGMFGFVEMMVFLAILVVGYVWIWKKGALEWV